The following nucleotide sequence is from Hevea brasiliensis isolate MT/VB/25A 57/8 chromosome 7, ASM3005281v1, whole genome shotgun sequence.
AAGAGGCTAGAGAGTCAATAATTCATTTATCAAGTGCCTAACTTAATGCTTAAACATTTGACAGAACTCCAAATTTGACCATTACCTTTTCTATTCAAATCCAACTTAATTAACAACTAATCCAAAATTAATGAGTATAGTTTGACTTGCAATTAAAATGAGAATCGGTCAAATTAGATTAAGTCAATTGGTTTaacttaaattaatattattgtgTGAGCGATATTTTTTTAGTCATCAGATCAAATTAGATTGGACGATTATAATATGAAAAAATTACTTAAATATGTGAGGTAAATTATATTAacgttaatttaaaattaaattgataattCTAATTACAAAAATGTTAgactattaaaatatttttttaaattattctgTTAATAATATTAAAGTTATGCTTTTAAAAAGCGCTTTTTTGGTTAAAAaaagggctttttttttttttatttcagaaTCATGGTGCCAAAGGGCCTTACTAGATTTTGGGATCCTTGAAGAGATTTTAGTGGCCTCTGTGGGCCTTACAGTTTGGGCTTCTTGCAATATGTCTAAAACGACAGCCCATTAGTAGTTTAATGCATGGTGTTTTTTTGTTTCAAAGATTTCAACGAGCCATTATTCCTCTCAAATCAGAGAGTTCTACAAAAGCTTCCTTATTggagacatatatatatatatatatatatattctggtTCATAAATaaaaatgctttttttttttaaataaaacaaaatggtttaatctattttttttggaaaattttgttatattttattAACTATTTATTTGAATACGTGGTCGACCCACGATCATGCTTTTGATGACACGTGGCAGAAGATGACAGGGTAGGGTGAGTTACAGAATTTCGGTCACTAGAATCTGCACCACACACGGGTTATAATTTTCCCTTGGGCGTTATCTGTTTTCCTGGCCACAATATATTTGCACAAAATAATAAAATCTTATTCTCTAAGGCTTGTACTTCATACAAATAACAAAAATACCATTTCCCCGTAAATCAAAGGCCCAACTTTAGGATGTGTGTAATGGCAacattgataataataataatatagagGGTTCAAATGGAAACAAAACTTAGAAAATATTTAACTCCCAAGAACGTctgaaaaacaaaaaataaaaaataaaaattgagggTCACTTTCGTTGTCGTTTTGCCATTGCATCTAAAGCCCTCTGCCTTTACAATTATCTTGTCAATGGGTTGAGAAGTTCTTCTCTGAGTTCACTCTGTTCAATTCGCAGAGTTTCCCTGCGAGGATCTCAGCCCCTTTACCCAATTTCCCATTTGCCAAACATGGACTTATCCATCAAGTTCCACCGTCTAGACCTCCACTCTTCTTTCGTCACCGGTTCGCATCTGTTTGGTGCCAGTAAATCTCTTCGACTTCCCCGTTTTAGGCATAGCTCAAAACCCATTAAAAACGATCACAGTTCGCTCAAAATTGCGTCTCCTTTTGTATGCAGAAGAGGGAATTCAAAAATCACTGCCCAGTTATCCACCGCCACCGTCGAAACATCGGTTGCCGAGCCCGAGACCGATATTGAGTCCTTGTTTTCGAGCAGTTCTTCTGATGAATTCGGCAGGAAAGGTGCACATAAGCATTCGCATACTGGGGCTTCGGGTATTTCATCGGGTATCAAGCTCGAAAACATAAGCAAGAGCTACAAAGGAGTCACCGTGTTGAAAGATGTGACTTGGGAAGTGAAAAAAGGTGAGAAAGTAGGACTGGTAGGTGTGAATGGGGCGGGCAAAACGACCCAGTTGAGAATTATTACCGGACAGGAAGAACCTGATTCTGGGAACGTAATCAAAGCGAAATCCAACATGAAAATCGCGTTCTTGAGTCAAGAATTCGAGGTTTCTTTGAGTAGGACTGTTAAGGAGGAGTTCATGAGTGCGTTTGAAGAAGAAATGGAGATTGCTGGGAGGCTGGAGAAGGTGCAAAAGGCGATAGAGGGAGCTGTGGAGGACTTGGAGCTGATGGGGAGATTATTGGATGAGTTTGATTTGTTGCAGAGGAGAGCACAGGCTGTGGACTTGGATGAAGTTGATGCCAAGATCAGTAAGTTGATGCCCGAACTTGGGTTTGCCCCTGAGGATTCGGATAGGTTGGTTGCCTCCTTCAGTAGTGGGTGGCAGATGAGGATGTCGCTTGGGAAGATTTTGCTGCAGGTATATTACAATCTTTATTTTTTTGATGATAACTTTAGATGCTGATTTTTGAATGAAAATGCAAGAAATATGTTTGCATTGTTATGTTGCGgaatttttgttttttaattgGGTCTAGATTTATGCTATTCCACCTCAATTATTATTGATGTTTAATATGAATACTttgattttggaagaattgttagctttgTGGTGAAGCAGAGTGATAACTGAGTGGCTAAAGAAAGGATGGCTCTTGGTTGTTGATTACTTGATGGTTGACTTAAATTTTCAACTATTCATTTGCAGGACCCGGATTTGTTGCTTTTGGATGAACCCACAAATCACCTTGACCTTGACACAATTGAGTGGCTTGAAGGTTATCTCCAGAAGCAAGACGTGCCGATGGTCATCATATCTCATGACAGAGCTTTTCTTGATCAACTTTGTACAAAAATTGTGGAGACTGAAATGGGTGTGGCTAGGACGTATGAGGGAAATTATTCTCAGTTCCTTGTGTCCAAGGCAGCATGGATTGAAGCTCAGTATGCAGCCTGGGAGAAGCAGCAAAAGGAAATTGAGCAAACCAGGGGCTTAATAAGCAGGTTGGGTGCAGGAGCAAATTCTGGCCGTGCTTCTTCTGCTGAGAAGGTAACAAATAGATTTATGGTTTCATTTGTTGAAGAACAGGAAATATTTTCGTCTTGGATATTATTCAAACGTATAATTGATATTTAGTGAGCTAGTATATAGAAAGATCAGTTTATTCATTGATGTTTCAGAATGTTTCCTACTTTGTTACATTGAATCTGGTGGATTTTTTGAAGCTACTTGAACAATGTTATTATGATAATAATATTGTAGTATATTTGTGAAATAGTATATCTTCTATAGGTTTTGCAGCATTAATCTTAATGAAATTTGCAACAAATCCTTTGCTGAACCTTAAATTTACAACCTTCAGGATACCAAAAATGAGTCCAGAAATTCAAGTATGATGAGGGATGAGGCTTCAGTTGTGGCTGTTGCTTTTGTACTTGTAGAATATTTTTCTAAACAAATATAATTATGCTTGCAAATATTCTTGCATACATACATAAAATGGGGGATTCTTTAGTTGCTTTTGGTTCTCCCCTCCCCCTCCCCCTCGCcccctccctctccctctccctctccctctcccagTTACTTTAGCCTTCTAGTTGGTGGGCGTATTGTCAATTTTTCGATTCAAATCCTTTGGTCTGTCTGACTATCTCCATAAGTAGGCCCTATTATTacttttttctattgaaaatcatTTGACAGAAGTATGAATGAGTTTTAACTAAGTTAATGAAATTTAATACTGAATGCTTTCTCTATCTTTCTTTTGGCCTTGTCAACTATAGCTATTTAATATTGAGAATGATTCTTTCATCTTCATGATGTGAAAACTGCAATTTTTTCCCTAGCTGCTTCAATTCTTAaccttgtttttaatttttattttttataatttaacagAAACTGGAGAGACTTCGAGAAGAGGATCAAATAGAGAAGCCATTTCAACGCAAACAAATGAAGATCTGCTTCCCAGAGcgtggaagaagtggaagaactgTTGTAATGATTAAGAATTTGGAATTCAGTTATGAGGATAAGGTGAGGTGCATCGCAGGAGAGGCTGCATTGaagtttgaatgttgagtttttGAATGATCTTCTACacaatatttacatttttggtgtGCTTTTCGTACCAGGTGCTGTTTAATAGGACTAATCTTACAATAGAAAGAGGTGAGAAAATTGCCATTATTGGCCCAAATGGATGTGGGAAAAGCACTTTACTGAAGCTGATAATGGGCTTAGTGAAGCCGAAAGCAGGTGAAATTGTACTTGGGGAGCATAATGTACTACCCAACTATTTTGAGCAGAACCAGGTGTGCTACTTTCATCAATCAGATACCATTTAATttaaactttttcactttttattGTCAATTTCCATTGTTATGCATATAAACTATTTTGACCAACTGAGTTTGATCTTCCTATTTAAGGCGGAGGCACTTGATTTAGATAAAACGGTGCTTCAAACTGTGGAAGAAGTTGCAGAGGACTGGAGAACTGATGATATAAAGGGACTGCTTGGGCGTTGTAATTTCAAAGCTGATATGCTTGATAGAAAGGTTTCCCTTTTGAGTGGTGGTGAGAAGGTAAACTCAACTGGCCTCTCAATCTCATATCTCTATGTTCAGTTGCATAAGAAATTCTGGTTTACAATGAATAAATTTGTTTTGCTTTTCGAATCATTTATTGAAGCTTTCATCTATGCTCTTCTGGATCTTTTTGTAGCTTGTAACAATGGATTAGTTGATACAGTATTGGAAGATGATCAAACTTAGGAATTAGTCATTGTAGAATTATGAAGTTTAAGAATTTTATTAGGTTTAGAATTTATTATATAAGAATTCTATTAGGTTTAGTATTTTATTTAGGAAGTTTGAGTTTGTTTagttttcctaatttattttggTTTAGTATCCCTAATTAGTTTCAATTAGTAGTAGTCGATACACTATAAATACCTATGTGTAGgtattttattattagttttgATTATTATGATATTATTAGCAATTGAGAATTAATAtgagaatttgtttctcttgATCCTGTTGTTCTCTTTGTTCTACACCTCTGATACAACTTAAATTAACCGATCCGGCAGAACAACTCAAAAGATAAAAAAGTATCATTAATTTCTTCATGCTCGTTCCAAGTTCGAAGTACCATTTGTACAAATAAGAATCCCCTTCGTGGGATCTATGGGgcaattaattagaaataaattttGTGCAACAGCCCGTGGACAGTTTTTTGAAACTTAAGGACCAGTATATGATGATTTTGCAGTCAGTGATAGCTGATATCACAAAAGGAACCAAAATATTATCTTCAATTCCTATCtagtttgaattttttttcttgaatCCTTGTCAATCAGGTGGACAATTGAGTTTCTTAATATTATCTACTATCACTGATTCTTCTCACTATATGCTGCTGAGCTTCAATGATTAGCCTAAAAAATAATGAAGTTTTGGATAATAGTAATGCATGATCAAATTCAAGAACTAATACTACTACAAGATGAAGGTAGGTTATAGTTCCTCTTTCTGATGTATCTTTAATAATCTAGGCTCAAAGCATGAGGTTATCGATTATATGCTTTGAAACCTGAGTAGCTTAATGGCCACCTTGTTGCTATAGGTTGAATAGGTTCAATTCTCTATGATTTTTTCCTATTATTGTTTTCCCCCTTTTAACAAGGCATGGACTTTGAATGTTGCCTTCCTGCTGTATTCAGGCACGTCTAGCATTTTGCAAATTCATGGTGAAACCTTCAACTTTGCTGGTTCTGGATGAACCAACTAATCATTTGGATATACCTTCAAAAGAGATGCTTGAGGTTTGGATTGTTTGTTAATTGCTTTTactcattttacattttatttattttaaatgctGTGGCCAATCTGTGTCCGATTGTCACTTCAGGAGGCCATAACAGAATATAAGGGTACAATCATCACAGTTTCTCATGACAGATACTTCATAAAGCAAATAGTTAATAGAGTAATTGAAGTTAAAGATGGCCAGCTACAAGATTATGCAGGCGATTACAATgtaaacttgcccttctttcattttgttttatttattctGCTGCCTCTCTTATTATATGATGCATCCCCTGCCACTTTATTCATCTTGAGCACTCAAAGTTTTCATATCCATAACAGAAGGATATGTGTCTTTGGAGGTCTGATATCACATCTTTGTCTGGAGCATTAGTTTAGTGATGAATCAAgaaataataaatgaaaaattttatttgtCCTGCATGGAATGCATGACTAGGAGTGTGAGTTTCTAGTCTTAGGTTGCTTGTGGTTTTTGACCCTAGATTTCTCAATTCACAGTATTATCTGGAGAAAAACCTTGATGCAAGGGCAAGAGAACTTGAACGTGAGGCAGAGCTCGAGGAAAGAGCTCCCAAAGTGAAGGCCAAATCAAAGATGTCAAAGGTAAGTGTTATCCATTTTATTGCTTAGCCTtatcatttgatttttttttttttttttaatgaagtgcattattttattctttgataggCTGAGAAGGAAGCTCGGAAGAAACAAAAAATGCAGGCCTTTCAGGCTGCAAAACAAAAGTCTAAAGGACTGAAGAATTCCAAGAGATGGAAATGAAGAGGGACATACACTATAAATTGATTTAGTTTCACACATGATTGAACTAATTTTACCATGTAAAGAGCCTTGGAGGTGATGATGTCCATTTTCACCAACGTACTCGACCATTGTAAATAATATTTGATAGAAATGCAGGTTTTGGTTAAAAGGGTGCCATGTGAAATCTTGTTATGAAGTTTGAGCTTATGGTTTAATTATGTTACAATCTTTGTGGGGGAAGGTGGTAGCTAAGTGGGTTTTAGTAGGGCTGAATAGAATTCGGTTATagaattcggttcaaactgaaaaaTCGAATCTAATCGAGTCAATTTGGTTCaatcggtttgattttaaaatttaattggttcggttcgattttatattataaaaatttcggttattttagttcggttcggttttgaagagaaaaaaattggttaaaccgaactgaattaaatagcaatttatatagtcaaattaaattaaatcgaatcgaatcaatttttgaattgatttatttttatgaaaaatttatgaattatatttaattatatatatatatatattaattgtttaatttcattgattaatggttattaggttcaaatcaaagttaaaattagactaaataacttgaaaatcaagtttaaattaaaaaatcaataaaaaatcaaacctaCTGGTTTAAACAAAATCGAATCGAAATAgagtgattcggttcgatttaatttttcatccatttcggtttgattcgatttttaaaatttatttttataatttaatttaatttggttcggttcgattcagtttgaaccgaatgcCCACCCTAGGTTTTAGAACTCCGATGAGGTCAACCCATCTGGCTAGGGTTACACCTACTTTTTTAACAATTCAACATAAAATCTTGCAGTTTCTTGTTATTTTCTCAAATTTATCTCCAAGCATAGGAAGTGGGGAAAAAGAGAAGTGATAAATGATAGAAACATCAGATCGTTGCATCAAAAAGCCTTTGATTTTAATATGGATGGGGTTTTAGCAAGCTTCAAGTATATGATTAGTAAGATTTCATTTGAATGGAAAAGAATTTTCGAAGaaacaaaggaaaatgaattaaatatattTGAAAAAAACTCTTgagtttcttctttatttttattttcttaaaaaattgaaattaaacaattattttttttagttttttttttaaatattcatCCCCATCTTCGATTTATCTTATTCTTCATctatcattttattaaaatttttttataattaaaattttaaaatatgaaagtaattttttaaaaataaaaaatgttttCAAATagtgaaaataatttttattaatttttatttaaattaattatactaaacaaaataaggaagaagatagagaaagagaggaaaaaaaaagtgatatatgagatttttttttatttagttttgatttaaatttaaaattttataattttaaaaataattttattgtcactaaataaaacttttatttattttaagtttaatgGGATATTTTATCATTtctataataaaaaagaaaatttttaatttcgtTCATTCATTTCGTAAGACTTTGATGAAACGGTGCGCACAAGTACACGCACACACAGTGTCCTGCTTCCACTCCTCCTGAGTGGTTCAGGTATTTTGTCTTCGCCGTCCTCGGAACTTGGTGTTTCTGTTGTAACGGTGGAGTAGACGATGACGGGTCGACGTCTACTTGGTATGCCTGGACCATGGGCCGATGATAATCGTGAGCCATCTGATCATTATACAACAAAAATTGGTGGACTTCCTGTGAGAATTAACTGCCTGGTGATTTCATTTCCTTGCTAGAACGTTTCTTATCTCAGTTATTTATGCTGTTCTTTTACAGGACTGGCCTTTTCCTCTAGAGGCAGTACCTCCCAATCTGCTTAACTGTGGTACCTGTGGAAGAAAGCTGTGTCTTGTTGCACAGGTTTTTACTGATTCTTATTCTTGTTTATTTGTTCTTTTTTTGAATATATGATTtgggtattaattttttttttttcaaaggttTATGCTCCAATCTCTAGTGGAAGGTTGAAGATTGAAGATCGTCTTGTCATGGTTTTTGGTTGTGTGATGGCAGAATGTGGGAGCACTCCTCTTAGGTCTTCAATTTCTGTTTAAAGTCTCTTCTATTGATTGATTGTTCTTttggaaagaaaataaatttctagTGACTTGCAGCTGGCGTGCTCTTCGCCTACAGAAACTGGATGATGGAAGAGACCCATCTACAAGTTCTGAAGATGTGGTTCCTGTGACGACTTCTCCTGCTTCAGTTTCAAAAACCGACTGGCTGGAGGATTTGGATTATGAAAGTGATGAGGACATGGATCTTGAGGCTTTGGGTAAAGCACTTTCTGAAGCTGGAAGTTTGGCTTCTCATTCCAAGAAAATGCATAAGAATGAGCAATCTGAGACTGTTGTCAATTCTTCCCCTTTAATTCCAAGGATAAGAACGGTTGACCTGGAgctaccaggtaaaattttcctACTAATTCGACCAAGGCAATTGAACCTTTTGTTATTTCTGAATTTTTGAATTCTTGCGAATTGTTGTCTAACTACTTCCTATGGTTTTTGTCAAGCGATTCATTGATGGTTATTATGTTAGTAATTAATCATTTTGTTCCTTTTATCTGGTAATTGCAGTGGTTCCTTGTTTCTACGTTTATACTCAGGAAGAACCATCCTCAAGGGATGTTTCTTCAATGTGCTTGAACTATTCCACTCTTTCCATTAAGGAGAAACAAAGAGATAATGATCATCAAGAACAAGAAGAAGCTTGGGGAGATGAAGGTTATGAATATGATAAAGCTTTAACTGCCGACAGGACATACCTCAAGTTCAAGAAGAAGTTGGATGCTAACCCGGAGCAATGCTTCAGGTATTGAGTCTCTGGAAAATAGGTCTTGAGTTGCAGAAATTTGATGATGGTGATAGCTTACAGTTATAGTTATGGACAGAGTATGGTCTCACATTGTGGCTGTGGTGCCACTTGAGGGCTCCTTCAACAAATAAAACTGAGTAGATGGTTGAGCTACCTTGTTCACGCTTGGTCAAGGTGCAAAATTTAGAAGCTATAGAACTTGGCTAGATCTTTCTAGCTTTATGTTAAGAAACCTTGCAtggatgctattttgacctagattTTCCTGCTCTAAAGAAACTTTTTGTAGTGGGACTGACTTGATGATTGTAAGTTCCCAATTATGCTACTTAAACTTCACCATAACTTGAAATATCTTTGTCCAACACTTCTACATAAGTAAGTGTATGGATACGAAACATAATGGAAAATTGGATATAGTTATTGGTTGCACATATGTACCAATATCAGACACTGGTGCACAAGTCTAACTCACTGTTCCAACTCGTGGATGTTGGCTGGTTTCTTGTTGTCATACACATATTTCCAAGGATGAGAGTTCTTTTGAGACTTCAACTATGTTTTACCTTTTTAAGGTTTGAAGAGAAAGGGTTTGGGTCTGGGCATTGAACCTGTGACCTCCACTTGCAACCTATGGGGATACTAGTGGAGCCAACTTCAGTTGGTAAATTTTATCTTCgttatcataataataatatttgATTCATCTCCATGTAGTTACTAAAGAAATAGTTAATCTAGCTTTTAGATTTGTGAATTTGGCTTCCAGTTTGAAGTCATACAAAGTATATGTTTTGAGCTCATCTCTGGTTTTCAGAGTTGTTCATTCCAATACAATTTCAGACTGACGACTCATTTTTTTGGTATATGCACATTTTTACTGTTCCAGAACATTAAATGTTACAATGGCTTTTTTTCTTAATCAGTCAGATGTTTGTCAAGTTGACTGCTTTACCATCTCTGTGCCAGTTAAATTTGTCAGTTCTTTCCTACTCCCTTATATGGAATTCTAATGTTGCTCAAATAAATGGTCCTTTGACATTCCCGCCTACTCAGGTATTTGTATGGTGGGAAGCCTCTTCTAGCAACACCGGATTTGGGAGACCCTGGGTCATGTGAGCTTTGTGGTGGTTCAAGGCATTACGAGATGCAGCTGATGCCCCCATTAATATTTTTTCTACACGATGCTGCTGATGATTGCCAAAAACCTGCACTAGAGAATTGGAACTGGATGACACTCATAGTTTTTACTTGCTCCAAGGTGAGTTTTCAACTTGTGTTAGCTCTGATGACAGTTTTGCTCTTATATAGATAAACTTTGCTGTAGTTAGAATGGCTTGATGCAATGAGCTGCCATTGATGAATCTGGGTTAATTAACCCTTTATCACTAATTTCATTATTgtcacttaattttaatttgtcaTAAAACATATTCAATTTTAGTTTTTCAGTAAGTTCATGTTTACTAAATTTCAATTGAGATTTGATTGGATTTTCTGATGTAGCAGCAAAGTCCTACCGTCCACTTTGATTGtgcgtgtatgtgtgtgtgtgtatatatataatcTTATTTGCCTACCACATAAAAATTCTATCAAAATTCCTCGAGAATTTGATAGTAGTTATCCAAGCACAAATTGGTTGATTTTTATTTGGCAAATAAGATTAAGGTGATCACACTTAATTTTAGTGATAAGTTTAAAAGCTTGGTTGAAGAGGCTACTGGAAATAGAGAATCGAGAGGGGGTTCTTTTGGTTGGGGTGGTGATGGTGGTCAAGACTATTGCCCATGGAAATCAATAATGTTCTGTTCTTATGCTCAAAAGTATGATAGCAAAAAACCACGAAATGATAAATGTGAATGAAAAAAATGGTTTATTGTGTATGCATAGAATTTTTTTTGTGGAAATATTCTTGTCCATGCTTTAGTTGATTGATATGAGAATCTACTTCCTAGTTTTACTGAGATTACCTACCTTTACTTGTTTTCATGACTCTCATGCTCAGTATTTATTACCTTTAAGTACTTGTATgcataactttcatgttgaaatgtTATTTCCAGAGTTGTTCCAACCCATCTTATCAAGAAAAATCCAATACTGGTGGCTGGATTGTGGCAGAGGAGGCTGTTGTTGTACAACTTGAGAAACCGCTAGACGAGTCTGTTCATCTGGGTTTTTTCTCATGATCTGTAACATTACTTTCCAGAAAGAAATCAAAGATTTCTTTTAAGAGCAAattcatgattatacattgatatAGTGAACTGACCTCTGGATTATCTGTAACACCAGTGCGAGATTCAACAcacaagtgaaaaaaaaaaaaatccttctaaatttttaagattttctttttctaaataatagGAGAGAAAAATTATGATAGTAAAATTTGATCTATgaatttaattacaaatttatTGCATATGTATGTAACTAAATCCCATATATTAtagttatatatttatatttatgttgTTTTGTGAGAATTCGAACTAGAAAGTGTAAGTATTATTGTTCAAACTATTATTCAAAAAacctttttaattatattaattaaaaaattttaattttaaatttaatatattttaataataaaattttaaaataattaaattattttttaaaaaagtttttTTTCCCAAAATACATAAATTGGTACTTACACTTTATATAACTCATTTGACccctataattttaatttttaaaattgataaatCCTTGATTATACATATATAGGTCTTAAAAAAATAAGCCACTTTAAATattaaagtaattaaattaacatcatctaaaaaataataaaataatttattgattaatttatatcaaattttaaaattaaatagtaaagATCTTTATATCatttatcaaatataaaattatatcaattgctattataatatattatattattatatttttataaaaataattaataatcaatttaaaaaataaattaatgagatttaaatatttattttaaattgattggATTTCTGGTTCCCTTGTTTTTTGATTTATACTggttcattaaaattaaaa
It contains:
- the LOC110650192 gene encoding ABC transporter F family member 5, which translates into the protein MDLSIKFHRLDLHSSFVTGSHLFGASKSLRLPRFRHSSKPIKNDHSSLKIASPFVCRRGNSKITAQLSTATVETSVAEPETDIESLFSSSSSDEFGRKGAHKHSHTGASGISSGIKLENISKSYKGVTVLKDVTWEVKKGEKVGLVGVNGAGKTTQLRIITGQEEPDSGNVIKAKSNMKIAFLSQEFEVSLSRTVKEEFMSAFEEEMEIAGRLEKVQKAIEGAVEDLELMGRLLDEFDLLQRRAQAVDLDEVDAKISKLMPELGFAPEDSDRLVASFSSGWQMRMSLGKILLQDPDLLLLDEPTNHLDLDTIEWLEGYLQKQDVPMVIISHDRAFLDQLCTKIVETEMGVARTYEGNYSQFLVSKAAWIEAQYAAWEKQQKEIEQTRGLISRLGAGANSGRASSAEKKLERLREEDQIEKPFQRKQMKICFPERGRSGRTVVMIKNLEFSYEDKVLFNRTNLTIERGEKIAIIGPNGCGKSTLLKLIMGLVKPKAGEIVLGEHNVLPNYFEQNQAEALDLDKTVLQTVEEVAEDWRTDDIKGLLGRCNFKADMLDRKVSLLSGGEKARLAFCKFMVKPSTLLVLDEPTNHLDIPSKEMLEEAITEYKGTIITVSHDRYFIKQIVNRVIEVKDGQLQDYAGDYNYYLEKNLDARARELEREAELEERAPKVKAKSKMSKAEKEARKKQKMQAFQAAKQKSKGLKNSKRWK
- the LOC110650193 gene encoding uncharacterized protein LOC110650193, which codes for MTGRRLLGMPGPWADDNREPSDHYTTKIGGLPDWPFPLEAVPPNLLNCGTCGRKLCLVAQVYAPISSGRLKIEDRLVMVFGCVMAECGSTPLSWRALRLQKLDDGRDPSTSSEDVVPVTTSPASVSKTDWLEDLDYESDEDMDLEALGKALSEAGSLASHSKKMHKNEQSETVVNSSPLIPRIRTVDLELPVVPCFYVYTQEEPSSRDVSSMCLNYSTLSIKEKQRDNDHQEQEEAWGDEGYEYDKALTADRTYLKFKKKLDANPEQCFRYLYGGKPLLATPDLGDPGSCELCGGSRHYEMQLMPPLIFFLHDAADDCQKPALENWNWMTLIVFTCSKSCSNPSYQEKSNTGGWIVAEEAVVVQLEKPLDESVHLGFFS